Proteins encoded in a region of the Onthophagus taurus isolate NC chromosome 10, IU_Otau_3.0, whole genome shotgun sequence genome:
- the LOC111413323 gene encoding uridine-cytidine kinase isoform X1 — MSEETKCNGKINGFEPKTPFLIGVAGGTASGKSTVCKRIMEKLGQVDMDQTQRQVVCISQDSFYRDLTKDELEKAEKGQFNFDHPAAFNEKLMEKTLRDILDGRKCQIPQYDYINHRIKKDDTITIYPADVVLFEGILVFYFPEVRNLFHMKLFVDTDSDTRLARRVPRDINERGRDLDQVLNQYMNFVKPAFEEFCSPTKKFADVIIPRGADNIVAIDLIVQHIREFLANRHKAGQNISENATESLSPTHQTAKRVNSSDGGFKRPH; from the exons ATGAGCGAAGAAACGAAATGTAACGGAAAAATAAATGGTTTCGAGCCGAAAACACCTTTTTTGATAGGAGTGGCTGGAGGAACTGCGAGTGGAAAG agTACGGTTTGTAAAAGAATAATGGAAAAATTGGGGCAAGTAGATATGGACCAAACGCAGCGTCAAGTCGTTTGTATTTCCCAAGATAGTTTTTACCGAGATTTAACGAAAGATGAATTGGAAAAAGCCGAAAAGGGACAATTCAATTTTGATCATCCGGCCGCATTTAATGAAAAGTTAATGGAAAAAACGTTAAGAGACATTTTAGATGGGCGTAAATGCCAAATTCCACAGTATGATTACATAAATCATCGAATAAAGAAAGACGATACAATCACTATTTATCCTGCTGATGTGGTTTTATTTGAAGGCatattagttttttatttcccGGAGGTTCGCAATTTATTTCACATGAAGTTGTTTGTTGATACTGATTCCGATACTAGATTGGCTAGGAGAG tccCTAGAGATATAAATGAAAGAGGAAGAGATTTGGATCAAGTTTTAAATCAATATATGAATTTTGTTAAACCTGCTTTTGAAGAATTTTGTTCGCCG acAAAAAAATTCGCTGATGTGATTATTCCACGTGGCGCAGATAACATAG tCGCAATTGACTTAATTGTCCAACATATAAGAGAATTTTTAGCAAATCGACACAAAGCCGGTCAAAATATATCTGAAAATGCAACGGAAAGTTTGTCACCGACTCATCAAACAGCAAAACGAGTGAATTCATCCGATGGGGGTTTTAAAAGACCGCATTAA
- the LOC111413334 gene encoding pseudouridylate synthase TRUB2, mitochondrial: MPTTDAVKIWNNLKGIICVYKPADVKTNHVRKMIVNRICEGLNELDYRPNSALISIEGKPSTELSVVLKPNLADDPLVVGPRYQFNDLPCSWSNYLGTSTSGVLLLGLKRGTTTTKYIRENKPTRAYRITGSLGYATDNYYKDGHIVERTTFKHVKLAHIERLLSYMQATHQKKMFELCGVDIKSQTAYELATKGLIRPVNSKIPLIYGLKCIKFDPPDFTIEIQCINEYETYLKALIHEIGTKLNSSAHCTGLQCIRHSYFIIDNALLRHQWNLENILRNKEQCENIIFENSGLLHQKSAVLQ; the protein is encoded by the exons atgccCACTACAGATGCAGTTAAAATttggaataacctaaaagGCATAATATGTGTGTATAAGCCGGCCGATGTTAAAACGAATCACGTACGGAAAATGATTGTAAATCGAATTTGTGAAg gttTAAATGAATTAGATTATAGACCAAATTCAGCGTTAATTTCAATTGAAGGAAAGccatcaacagaattatcggttGTTCTTAAACCTAATTTAGCTGATGATCCACTTGTAGTTGGCCCAAGATATCAATTTAACGATTTACCTTGTAGCTGGTCGAATTATTTAGGAACTTCTACGAGTGGTGTTTTAc TTTTAGGTTTGAAGAGAGGTACTACTACCACTAAATACATAAGAGAAAATAAACCTACAAGAGCTTATAGAATTACAGGAAGTTTAGGTTACGCTACCGATAATTATTACAAAGATGGTCATATAGTTGAACGCACTACTTTTAAACATGTTAAATTAGCGCATATTGAACGTTTATTATCATACATGCAAGCTACGcatcaaaaaaagatgtttga gttatgtgGTGTCGATATAAAATCTCAAACGGCTTATGAATTAGCAACAAAAGGATTAATTAGACCGGTAAACTCAAAAATTCCGCTTATTTACGgattaaaatgtattaaattcgATCCACCCGATTTCACAATtg aaATCCAATGCATTAACGAGTATGAAACATATTTGAAAGCATTAATTCATGAAATTGGTACAAAACTAAATTCCTCTGCTCATTGTACGGGATTACAATGTATTAGACacagttattttattatcgatAATGCTTTATTGCGACATCAATGGAATTTAgagaatattttaagaaataaggAGCAATGTGAGaatatcatttttgaaaatagtgGATTGTTACATCAAAAAAGTGCCGTTttgcaataa
- the LOC111413335 gene encoding 14 kDa phosphohistidine phosphatase-like, protein MLRSLNLLRKMSSSSIPDVSIDPEGVFKYILIKLTVQKSDGNSETKEIVRGYAECPYHSDINDKVTDQLQKLKVDGSIKEWKSKVLGGGRIDHNAAGKSIKVYGYSQGYGKADHEVAVGLIKKVYPNYDVTWSDEGY, encoded by the exons ATGTTAAGaagtttaaatttgttaagaaaaatGAGTTCTTCGAGTATTCCCGATGTTTCGATCGACCCCGAAGGTGTTTTTAAGTatattcttattaaattaacaGTTCAGAAATCTGATGGGAACTCTGAGACGAAGGAAATCGTTAGAGGTTACGCGGAATGCCCTTATCATT ctGATATTAATGATAAGGTCACCGatcaacttcaaaaattaaaagtcgACGGCTCCATAAAAGAATGGAAAAGCAAAGTTTTGGGTGGTGGAAGGATCGACCATAACGCGGCCGGTAAAAGCATCAAAGTTTACGGATATTCCCAG gGTTACGGAAAAGCTGACCATGAGGTTGCCgttggtttaattaaaaaagtttatccAAATTACGACGTTACTTGGAGTGATGAAGGATAttaa
- the LOC111413324 gene encoding ubiquitin-like protein 5, which yields MIEITCNDRLGKKVRVKCNPDDTIADLKKLIAAQTGTKWDKIVLKKWYKPFKDHIQLQDYEIHDGMNLELYYQ from the exons atgattgaaataaCCTGCAACGATCGATTGGGTAAAAAAGTGCGGGTTAAATGTAACCCAGATGATACCATAGCGGATCTAAAAAAGCTAATTGCTGCTCAAACGGGGACTAAATGGGATAAAATCGTTCTTAAAAAGTGGTATAAACCATTCAAGGATCACATACAATTACAAGATT atgAAATTCACGATGGGATGAATCTGGAGTtatattatcaataa
- the LOC111413327 gene encoding methylthioribose-1-phosphate isomerase produces MSLHSIKYENGTLYILDQLLLPAQSKYVQIKGVEDGWKVINKMQVRGAPAIAIVGCLSLAVEIKDEKYDCKKSMRQDVEGKLNYLVSSRPTAVNMKLAADELLSLINKMCDDDGFSIEKMKERFVMVVEEMLNKDISDNKSIGDYGAKEILSHFSGDTNLRILTHCNTGSLATAGYGTALGVIRSLFALKRLEHVYCTETRPYNQGARLTAYELVHEKIPATLIVDSMVAALMRLRNVSAVVVGADRVAANGDTANKIGTYQIAVLAKFHNVPFYVAAPFTSIDAKILSGDHIVIEERPEQEMTHVGEHRIAAKGISCWNPAFDVTPAGLIAGIITERGVFKPNDLLKALNCQVE; encoded by the exons ATGTCTTTACACTCGataaaatacgaaaacggaaccctatatattttagaTCAACTATTATTACCTGCTCAATCAAAGTATGTACAAATTAAGGGTGTTGAAGATGGCTGGAAAGTTATTAATAAGATGCAGGTACGTGGAGCTCCGGCTATAGCTATTGTAGGTTGTTTAAGTCTTGCCGTTGAGATTAAAGATGAAAAGTATGATTGTAAGAAGTCAATGAGACAAGATGTTgaaggaaaattaaattatttggtTTCTTCAAGACCTACAGCAGTTAATATGAAATTAGCTGCTGATGAATTACtttctttgataaataaaatgtgtGACGATGATGGTTTTAGCattgaaaaaatgaaagaaag ATTTGTCATGGTAGTAGAAGAAATgctaaataaagatatatcCGATAATAAATCGATAGGTGATTATGGGgctaaagaaattttatccCACTTTTCAGGAGATACAAATTTACGTATTTTAACACATTGTAACACAGGGTCTTTGGCCACGGCTGGTTACGGAACCGCTTTAGGTGTAATCCGTTCATTGTTCGCTTTAAAACGTTTag AACATGTATATTGCACGGAAACCAGGCCGTATAACCAAGGGGCACGATTAACCGCTTACGAACTTGTCCATGAAAAAATTCCAGCCACACTCATCGTCgatagcatggttgccgcgTTAATGCGACTTCGAAACGTTTCTGCTGTTGTTGTTGGGGCAGATAGAGTGGCTGCAAATGGAGATACAGCTAACAAAATTGGAACTTACCAAATTGCGGTTTTAGCTAAATTTCATAACGTTCCATTTTACGTTGCCGCCCCATTTACCTCGATTGATGCGAAAATTCTCAGCGGAGATCATATTGTTATTGAAGAAAGACCTGAACAAGAAATGACTCATGTTGGGGAGCATAGAATAGCTGCTAAAG GTATATCTTGTTGGAACCCAGCTTTTGATGTCACCCCAGCTGGTTTAATTGCGGGGATTATCACTGAAAGAGGTGTTTTTAAACCTAACGATCTGTTAAAAGCTTTAAATTGTCAAGttgaataa
- the LOC111413323 gene encoding uridine-cytidine kinase isoform X2: MSEETKCNGKINGFEPKTPFLIGVAGGTASGKSTVCKRIMEKLGQVDMDQTQRQVVCISQDSFYRDLTKDELEKAEKGQFNFDHPAAFNEKLMEKTLRDILDGRKCQIPQYDYINHRIKKDDTITIYPADVVLFEGILVFYFPEVRNLFHMKLFVDTDSDTRLARRVPRDINERGRDLDQVLNQYMNFVKPAFEEFCSPTKKFADVIIPRGADNIVAIDLIVHHIWDILHGHQNGINRSANIEAH, encoded by the exons ATGAGCGAAGAAACGAAATGTAACGGAAAAATAAATGGTTTCGAGCCGAAAACACCTTTTTTGATAGGAGTGGCTGGAGGAACTGCGAGTGGAAAG agTACGGTTTGTAAAAGAATAATGGAAAAATTGGGGCAAGTAGATATGGACCAAACGCAGCGTCAAGTCGTTTGTATTTCCCAAGATAGTTTTTACCGAGATTTAACGAAAGATGAATTGGAAAAAGCCGAAAAGGGACAATTCAATTTTGATCATCCGGCCGCATTTAATGAAAAGTTAATGGAAAAAACGTTAAGAGACATTTTAGATGGGCGTAAATGCCAAATTCCACAGTATGATTACATAAATCATCGAATAAAGAAAGACGATACAATCACTATTTATCCTGCTGATGTGGTTTTATTTGAAGGCatattagttttttatttcccGGAGGTTCGCAATTTATTTCACATGAAGTTGTTTGTTGATACTGATTCCGATACTAGATTGGCTAGGAGAG tccCTAGAGATATAAATGAAAGAGGAAGAGATTTGGATCAAGTTTTAAATCAATATATGAATTTTGTTAAACCTGCTTTTGAAGAATTTTGTTCGCCG acAAAAAAATTCGCTGATGTGATTATTCCACGTGGCGCAGATAACATAG TGGCTATAGACCTAATTGTGCACCACATCTGGGATATCTTGCACGGACACCAAAACGGAATTAATAGATCTGCAAATATAGAAGCACactga
- the LOC111413322 gene encoding surfeit locus protein 4 homolog, with protein sequence MTISNEFVSNAEDVADQVIRKGKFFLPTVARLCLISTFLEDGLRMWFQWHEQKEYMNLSWGCGTFLATLFVLVNLIGQLGGCVMVIIRYRVSIACGVLFFIVVLQTFAYSILWDLQFLFRNLALIGALLLVLAEGRGEAKSLFAGVPSLGDNKPKNYLQLTGRILIAFMFITLIRFEFTFLQILLDLLGSALMVLVTIGYKTKLSALILVILLTTLNFYHNAWWYIPEYKPLRDFLKYDFFQTLSVVGGLLMIVYLGPGGVSMDEHKKRW encoded by the exons ATGACGATCTCAAATGAATTTGTATCAAATGCGGAAGACGTAGCCGACCAA gtgaTTAGAAAaggcaaattttttttgccaaCAGTCGCTAGATTATGTTTAATATCAACATTTCTTGAAGATGGATTACGCATGTGGTTTCAATGGCACGAACAGAAAGAGTACATGAATTTATCGTGGGGTTGCGGAACTTTTTTAGCAACCTTATTCGTTTTAGTTAACTTAATTGGACAATTGGGGGGTTGTGTTATGGTTATTATTAGGTACAGAGTTTCTATTGCTTGtggagttttatttttcatcgTTGTTCTTCAa acatTTGCTTATAGTATCTTGTGGgacttacaatttttattcagaaACTTAGCATTAATCGGCGCTTTGTTATTGGTATTGGCGGAAGGTCGAGGTGAAGCGAAAAGTTTATTTGCTGGAGTTCCTTCACTTGGAGACAATAaacccaaaaattatttacaattaacCGGACGTATTTTAATAGCTTTCATGTTTATCACCTTGATTAGGTTCGAGTTCACATTCTTACAG attttattggACCTTTTAGGATCAGCTTTGATGGTTCTAGTCACTATAGGTTATAAAACGAAACTTTCAGCACTTATTTTGGTGATTCTATTGACAACATTAAACTTTTATCATAATGCATGGTGGTATATTCCGGAATATAAACCGTTGAGAGACTTTTTAAAATACGATTTCTTCCAG ACTCTTTCTGTTGTTGGTGGTCTCTTAATGATAGTATATTTGGGTCCTGGCGGTGTTTCTATGGACGAACATAAAAAGCGGTGGTAA